One genomic region from Apodemus sylvaticus chromosome 1, mApoSyl1.1, whole genome shotgun sequence encodes:
- the LOC127683579 gene encoding homeobox protein DLX-4-like, whose translation GPSLYPKFQMPSSAPIETRPQRLQETARNLPFQVYYSPILTPTNPMQSSLSVPERDLHQQEFQGPSRKSGSVVLSEKYGDHQSGPVTSRKVRKERIVYSKKQKHLLQEHFDKCQYPNQDQCVKLAELVGVTARDIKIWFKNSRAKYKRMALQNITEALPETNGSSKPVFESTHFPGSIPLVAAENGEPMCSGTFSEGSIPKLNCIQESSLHHYQASDADRCSQQEDLLVGHAPIIDWDSGQSAAVEAQTDLAVTESTDVLEAATHCPEEAQGSGPSAEELWQRIL comes from the exons ggtccctccttgtatccaaaattccaaatgccttcaagtgcacccatagaaaccagaccccaaaggcttcaagagactgcaaggaacttaccctttcaagtttattacagtcccatattgaccccaacaaatccaatgcaatcaagtctttcagtccctgaaagggacctacatcagcaagagttccaaggaccatcaagaaaatcag gatctgtggtactgtcagagaaatatggtgaccatcaatctggccctgtgacttcaagaaaggtgcggaaggaacgcattgtgtactccaaaaaacaaaagcacctgctgcaagaacattttgataagtgtcagtacccaaaccaggatcaatgtgtgaagctggcagagttagttggtgtgacagcgagggacatcaag atctggtttaagaacagccgagctaagtacaagcggatggctctccagaatattacagaagctttgccagagaccaatggaagttcaaaaccagtttttgaatcaacccactttcctggttccatacctcttgttgctgctgagaatggagagcccatgtgttcaggcacatttagtgagggttccattcccaaactcaactgcatccaggaatcttctctgcatcattatcaggccagtgatgcagacaggtgtagtcagcaggaagatctgcttgttggccatgctcccattatagattgggattctggtcaatcagcagcagttgaagcccagactgatctagcagtgactgaatctacagatgtcctagaagctgccacccattgcccagaggaggctcaaggttcaggtccatctgcagaggaactctggcaaagaatcctt